Proteins from one Bradyrhizobium amphicarpaeae genomic window:
- a CDS encoding branched-chain amino acid ABC transporter permease yields the protein MDKDFAARRRRDLIIAALLAAIAAATPLFVKDVVVQNILILTLLYAGLSQSWNILSGYCGQISLGHALYFGLGAYTTELLFTKFGVLPWFGMLAGGVVSALIAMGLGYPFFRLRGHYFVIATIVIAEIGLLLFHNWEWAGAAMGITIPIRGDSWLKFQFLRTKLPYFYFALALCCLAWFVTWWLENSKWGFWWRAVKDNPDAAESLGVDVFNSKMGAAAVSAFLVAVGGSFYAQFVSYIDPESVMGFQFSLLMALPAVLGGIGTLWGPVLGAAILIPLTELTRFKFGGSGRGVDLIVYGTLIVLISLALPRGLLSLFSRPKKTGTAR from the coding sequence ATGGACAAGGATTTTGCAGCGCGGCGTCGCCGCGACCTCATCATCGCTGCATTGCTCGCCGCGATTGCCGCAGCGACGCCCTTGTTCGTGAAGGATGTCGTCGTCCAGAACATCCTCATCCTGACGCTGTTGTATGCGGGCTTGTCGCAGAGCTGGAATATCCTGTCCGGCTATTGCGGCCAGATCTCGCTCGGGCACGCGCTGTATTTCGGCCTTGGCGCCTACACCACGGAGTTGCTGTTCACGAAGTTCGGCGTGCTGCCGTGGTTCGGCATGCTGGCGGGCGGCGTGGTGTCGGCGCTGATCGCGATGGGATTGGGCTATCCCTTCTTCCGACTGCGCGGCCATTATTTCGTGATCGCCACCATCGTCATCGCCGAAATCGGACTGCTGCTGTTTCACAACTGGGAATGGGCCGGCGCCGCGATGGGCATCACCATTCCGATCCGCGGCGACAGCTGGCTGAAATTCCAGTTCCTGCGCACCAAGCTGCCGTACTTTTATTTCGCGCTGGCGCTGTGCTGCCTCGCCTGGTTCGTCACCTGGTGGCTGGAGAACTCGAAATGGGGGTTCTGGTGGCGGGCGGTCAAGGACAATCCGGACGCAGCCGAGAGCCTTGGTGTCGACGTGTTCAATTCCAAGATGGGCGCGGCCGCCGTCTCCGCCTTCCTGGTCGCGGTGGGTGGCAGCTTCTACGCCCAGTTCGTCTCCTATATCGATCCCGAAAGCGTCATGGGCTTCCAGTTCTCGCTGCTGATGGCGCTGCCCGCCGTGCTCGGTGGCATCGGGACCCTGTGGGGGCCGGTGTTGGGGGCCGCCATCCTGATCCCGCTGACGGAGCTGACCCGCTTCAAGTTCGGCGGCTCGGGCCGCGGCGTCGACCTCATCGTCTACGGCACGCTGATCGTCCTGATCTCGCTGGCCTTGCCGCGGGGCCTGTTGAGCCTGTTTTCACGCCCGAAGAAGACGGGGACCGCACGATGA